One window from the genome of Pyrobaculum ferrireducens encodes:
- a CDS encoding Trm112 family protein: MKYRLMDVLACPYDKTFPLRLVVIKRTEHPERQYTWPRKPFCEEYCSYRDLKIKEHPKPDTLPCEECHRWEIETGVIYCPTCGRWYPIIEEIPRMLPDELRNEKEELQFLESVGQDLRRIAPDIADKIINQGKPFNLSKK, from the coding sequence ATGAAGTACAGGCTCATGGACGTCTTGGCCTGTCCCTACGACAAGACCTTCCCCCTTAGACTTGTCGTTATTAAGCGTACGGAGCACCCCGAGAGGCAGTACACATGGCCCCGAAAGCCCTTCTGCGAGGAATACTGCTCCTACCGCGACCTAAAGATCAAGGAGCACCCCAAGCCAGACACCCTCCCATGTGAGGAGTGCCACAGGTGGGAGATAGAGACTGGCGTAATATACTGCCCCACATGCGGCCGGTGGTACCCCATAATCGAGGAGATACCCCGCATGCTCCCCGACGAGCTGAGAAACGAAAAGGAGGAGCTACAATTCCTGGAGTCCGTCGGCCAAGACCTGAGGCGCATCGCCCCCGACATCGCCGACAAGATAATAAACCAAGGCAAACCCTTCAACCTATCCAAAAAATAG
- a CDS encoding type II toxin-antitoxin system VapC family toxin: MRLYLDTSAFVKRYIKEEGSEEVRKIFISAYNGDVVLHMHLFNVGEALSAIHKATRRAGRPEIYPLLKKRLLGDVRRLTKLGAMRLTPLTISQILEASRYVEKHSLTS; the protein is encoded by the coding sequence ATGAGGCTTTATCTAGACACTAGCGCATTTGTGAAGAGGTACATAAAGGAGGAAGGCTCTGAAGAAGTGAGAAAAATATTTATCTCTGCCTACAACGGCGACGTGGTTTTACACATGCATTTGTTCAACGTGGGCGAGGCCCTATCCGCAATTCACAAAGCCACGAGGAGAGCCGGCCGGCCCGAGATCTACCCCCTCCTCAAGAAGAGGTTGCTGGGAGACGTGAGGAGGTTGACAAAACTAGGCGCTATGAGGCTGACACCGCTGACAATAAGCCAAATCCTAGAGGCGAGTAGATACGTAGAAAAACACAGCCTTACATCGTAG
- a CDS encoding ribbon-helix-helix protein, CopG family codes for MEKIRTSVYIDAAIWKRLREEAAREGMDVSELLEKILREYFGEIPVSTEELDFEPIDLGLRASRLVREMRDEALSRH; via the coding sequence GTGGAGAAAATTCGCACTAGCGTATACATAGACGCCGCGATTTGGAAGAGGCTTAGAGAAGAGGCGGCCCGGGAGGGGATGGACGTGTCGGAGCTCTTGGAGAAAATTCTGAGGGAGTATTTTGGCGAAATACCCGTCTCCACAGAGGAGCTAGACTTCGAACCTATCGACCTAGGACTGCGGGCTTCTCGCCTAGTTAGAGAGATGAGAGATGAGGCTTTATCTAGACACTAG
- a CDS encoding AAA family ATPase, which yields MNILKRRECGRVAGAAGWLLVYGRRKVGKTFTLRNCARYDLYITVTRSGEALIGDDLWRLDEALREVVKTLKRGGSAVVDEFQRVPERYWDLVASAHPHGSLIISGSSFGMLRKIFDSRSPLLGLFDVYKMGLIKYADALAQLRDFQKAALWRDPWTISIVAHPREAEEKIYALYMSAMGLIGEVFTEEERTITKLYQVVLSALAEGEWNSAVVANYAAARGLDVTASTASAYLNRLVEMGLVEKIPIYGSKRSYHRISSTPLRLALYAEAKYHISEGRAPGPLPWGVELQFNIGELLAEAKGGQLAYLSHGDIDAVVITAEGAVGYEIKTGPISRQEARRAVEKIRRAGLPRAGLVSLAEEPPRDVADEAYGPQQLVEMAQSIFKTFTHGNFYQH from the coding sequence ATGAATATTCTTAAGAGAAGAGAGTGTGGGAGGGTGGCCGGGGCCGCCGGGTGGCTGTTGGTCTACGGGAGGAGGAAGGTGGGGAAGACCTTCACTCTCAGGAACTGCGCCAGGTACGACCTCTACATCACTGTGACTAGGTCGGGCGAGGCGCTTATCGGCGACGACCTCTGGCGCCTCGACGAGGCCCTGCGCGAGGTGGTAAAGACGTTGAAAAGGGGGGGCTCCGCCGTGGTAGACGAATTCCAGAGAGTGCCCGAGAGGTATTGGGACCTGGTCGCGTCAGCCCATCCCCACGGCTCACTCATAATAAGCGGCTCCAGCTTCGGAATGCTTAGAAAAATCTTCGACTCCCGTAGCCCCCTCCTGGGGCTATTCGACGTCTACAAAATGGGCTTGATCAAATACGCAGATGCCCTAGCCCAGCTGAGAGATTTCCAGAAGGCGGCGCTATGGCGCGACCCCTGGACTATCTCCATCGTGGCCCACCCGCGGGAGGCCGAGGAGAAGATATACGCCCTCTACATGTCCGCCATGGGCCTCATCGGCGAGGTGTTTACAGAAGAGGAGAGGACCATCACCAAGCTGTATCAAGTAGTCCTCTCCGCCCTCGCAGAGGGGGAGTGGAACTCCGCCGTGGTGGCTAACTACGCCGCGGCGAGAGGCCTCGACGTCACCGCCTCCACCGCCAGCGCGTATCTAAACAGACTCGTTGAGATGGGGCTAGTCGAGAAGATTCCCATATACGGCTCTAAGAGGAGCTACCACCGCATCTCCTCCACCCCCCTCCGCCTCGCCCTATACGCCGAGGCCAAGTACCACATATCAGAGGGCAGGGCCCCCGGCCCCCTCCCATGGGGCGTGGAGCTACAGTTCAACATAGGAGAGCTACTAGCCGAGGCAAAGGGGGGCCAGCTAGCCTACCTCTCACACGGAGACATAGACGCCGTGGTGATTACTGCGGAAGGCGCCGTGGGTTACGAAATCAAGACAGGCCCCATATCTAGACAAGAGGCGCGGCGGGCCGTGGAAAAGATACGCAGAGCCGGCCTCCCCCGCGCCGGGCTTGTGAGCCTCGCCGAGGAGCCGCCCCGAGACGTCGCAGACGAGGCCTACGGCCCCCAGCAACTGGTTGAGATGGCCCAGTCGATATTCAAAACATTCACCCACGGCAATTTTTATCAACACTGA
- a CDS encoding tRNA-ribosyltransferase translates to MRIVLGTPINAVPRPWLYFDIPALMINALEVRRDPRAVLGYEGELWVDSGGYQILRKGLSVDVDKIAEVYRRVDAQLYLSLDVPPSPGDPPDVAERKFEKTYRNWVRLRRAVGDSVVPVLHVYRDEALFFRYLRLYVDAPALAIGAAVPYVLITRGAPQGSRMLALRLIARARREFRGPLHVLGMGSPSVTPILHAMGVDSTDSATWRLKAAYGKVILPGGGERHVTDRAVNFGRAKPRDGELEELYSFLRETGFPALDGFYERIKTSFEYRALVNAWVVTRSWTQPPRTPVFRKLYQAVATA, encoded by the coding sequence GTGAGAATAGTGCTGGGGACGCCTATAAACGCCGTGCCGAGGCCGTGGCTCTACTTCGACATCCCGGCGCTGATGATCAACGCGCTCGAGGTTAGGAGGGACCCCCGCGCCGTGCTGGGCTACGAAGGGGAGCTTTGGGTAGACTCCGGAGGCTACCAGATACTGAGAAAAGGCCTCTCCGTAGACGTGGATAAGATAGCCGAGGTATATAGGCGGGTCGACGCCCAGCTCTACCTCTCCCTAGACGTGCCCCCCTCCCCAGGCGACCCCCCCGACGTCGCCGAGAGGAAGTTTGAAAAAACATACCGAAACTGGGTGAGGCTGAGGAGGGCCGTGGGGGACAGCGTTGTCCCAGTACTCCACGTGTATAGAGACGAGGCCCTCTTCTTCAGATACCTCCGCCTCTACGTAGACGCCCCCGCCCTCGCCATCGGCGCCGCGGTGCCCTACGTCTTGATCACCAGGGGCGCCCCGCAGGGATCGCGGATGCTCGCCCTCCGCCTTATAGCCAGGGCGAGGCGGGAGTTCAGAGGGCCCCTCCATGTCCTGGGGATGGGTAGCCCCTCGGTTACGCCTATTCTCCACGCCATGGGCGTGGACAGCACGGACAGCGCCACCTGGCGCCTCAAAGCCGCCTACGGCAAAGTCATACTCCCAGGCGGCGGCGAGAGGCACGTCACAGACAGAGCAGTCAACTTCGGCAGGGCCAAGCCCCGCGACGGCGAGCTGGAGGAGCTTTACAGCTTCCTAAGAGAGACTGGGTTCCCGGCGCTAGACGGCTTCTACGAGAGAATAAAAACAAGCTTCGAATACAGGGCCCTGGTCAACGCCTGGGTAGTGACGAGGTCGTGGACCCAGCCCCCGCGGACCCCCGTCTTCAGAAAGCTATACCAAGCCGTGGCCACGGCATAG
- a CDS encoding winged helix-turn-helix domain-containing protein: MSEHVFEALSHPVRRKILQLLAERPRLYSELMEGAGVDSPTLAFHLKKLAGLVEKNEKGFYQLTDAGERAVKIIKEVEGVRPVEPAAPRAEDILLHDRALLKIDNALLELARREGRRIRIQDVAIVEVGKDVDPKLFYEVVEEIRDVGVVKTPRELRPYVEVKVRDVALVTTGGVLTSALKLGLEALTYLSPLKAFRAVRGPLREVYRGEFKHNGALQLEVAGGRVKLSRGPNFVVARCRSEDDFEIAEGRIAVENCEVEAKAEGLERLVLEVAGGYVSVEADLKVLKAEVTGGAVEMDVAAAPGRIDVEAAGGAFGGRIRYQPFDGESVINVEAAGGVVELELGLPEEVGFNAVSNVAGGVARLPPPRAGRRGTVTLNAEVAGGVVEARLA; this comes from the coding sequence ATGTCTGAACACGTATTCGAGGCCTTGTCACACCCGGTCAGGCGGAAGATACTGCAGTTGCTGGCGGAGAGGCCGAGGCTCTACAGCGAACTCATGGAGGGGGCCGGGGTGGACAGCCCAACCCTCGCCTTCCACTTGAAGAAGCTTGCGGGGCTTGTGGAGAAGAACGAGAAGGGCTTCTACCAGCTCACAGATGCGGGCGAGAGGGCGGTAAAGATAATAAAAGAGGTGGAGGGAGTGCGGCCAGTCGAGCCGGCGGCCCCCAGGGCCGAGGACATCCTCCTCCACGACAGGGCCCTCCTCAAGATCGACAACGCGCTTCTGGAGTTGGCCAGGAGGGAGGGGCGGAGGATTAGGATCCAAGACGTGGCGATTGTCGAGGTTGGGAAAGACGTGGATCCAAAGCTCTTCTACGAGGTGGTGGAGGAGATTAGAGACGTGGGGGTTGTGAAGACGCCGAGGGAGCTGAGGCCGTACGTCGAGGTCAAGGTTAGGGACGTCGCCCTCGTCACCACCGGCGGGGTGTTGACGTCGGCGCTGAAGCTGGGGCTGGAGGCCCTCACCTACCTATCCCCGCTAAAGGCTTTCAGAGCCGTACGCGGCCCCCTCAGAGAGGTTTACCGGGGCGAGTTTAAACACAACGGCGCGCTCCAGCTGGAGGTGGCTGGGGGCCGTGTGAAGCTGTCCAGGGGGCCTAACTTCGTTGTGGCCAGGTGCAGGTCTGAGGACGACTTCGAGATTGCGGAGGGCCGCATAGCCGTCGAGAACTGCGAAGTGGAGGCGAAGGCCGAGGGGCTGGAGAGGCTTGTCCTCGAGGTGGCCGGTGGGTACGTCTCCGTGGAGGCGGACCTCAAGGTGTTGAAGGCGGAGGTGACGGGCGGGGCGGTGGAGATGGACGTCGCCGCGGCGCCGGGGAGGATAGACGTGGAGGCCGCGGGGGGCGCCTTCGGCGGGAGGATACGCTACCAGCCCTTCGACGGCGAGTCCGTAATCAACGTGGAGGCGGCCGGGGGGGTGGTGGAGCTTGAGCTGGGACTGCCCGAGGAGGTGGGCTTCAACGCCGTTTCCAACGTGGCGGGGGGCGTGGCGAGGTTGCCGCCGCCGAGGGCGGGGAGGCGGGGCACCGTGACTCTAAACGCGGAGGTGGCTGGGGGCGTCGTGGAGGCGCGTCTAGCGTAG
- a CDS encoding chlorohydrolase, translating into MRYRARYVLAGGLEVVEDGVVEVDDAGRVVGVGRYTGGVAADLGAVVLMPMLTNAHVHVLDAVLMDRDDLYIDDLVGWPHGVKYHVVRQLVRRGRHISVLRRVAERMRMYGVGCAVVYAEYAARDVEEVFRQYGIEAVVFQEAHGDFPNYPNVQVASPLDHPPEYLRELRRRYRLLSTHVSETADCHEGGDLDLALRVMDADVLIHLVHLTPEEAAQIPPGKTVVVNPRANAYFVGRVAPVPHLLHLKPLLGTDNVFMNEPDPWAEMKFLHAYAAAAGWQLAERDILAMAALWPWEKLRCNPPIETGQPLRALAVAAPYAGDKIYKYLVKRVSHRDLIAVIKGDRVEAL; encoded by the coding sequence GTGAGGTACAGGGCTAGGTACGTCTTGGCGGGCGGGCTGGAGGTCGTAGAGGACGGGGTGGTCGAGGTGGACGACGCGGGGAGGGTAGTGGGGGTGGGGCGCTACACCGGGGGCGTCGCCGCCGATCTTGGCGCCGTCGTCTTGATGCCGATGCTTACCAACGCACACGTCCACGTCCTCGACGCGGTTTTGATGGACCGCGACGACCTCTACATAGACGACCTCGTGGGGTGGCCCCACGGCGTGAAGTACCACGTGGTGAGGCAGTTAGTTAGGCGGGGGCGTCACATCTCCGTGCTGAGGCGGGTTGCGGAGAGGATGAGGATGTACGGCGTCGGCTGCGCCGTCGTGTACGCGGAGTACGCCGCCCGCGACGTGGAGGAGGTTTTTAGGCAGTACGGGATAGAGGCGGTGGTTTTCCAAGAGGCGCACGGAGACTTCCCCAACTACCCCAACGTACAGGTGGCGTCCCCCCTGGACCACCCGCCGGAGTACCTCAGAGAGCTGAGGCGGAGGTACAGGCTTCTGTCGACCCACGTCTCGGAAACCGCCGACTGCCACGAAGGCGGCGACCTCGACCTCGCGCTGAGGGTCATGGACGCCGACGTGTTGATCCACCTCGTCCACCTAACGCCGGAGGAGGCCGCCCAGATCCCGCCCGGCAAGACAGTCGTGGTCAATCCAAGGGCCAACGCCTACTTCGTAGGCCGCGTCGCGCCCGTGCCCCACCTCCTCCACCTAAAGCCGCTATTGGGGACCGACAACGTCTTTATGAATGAGCCAGACCCGTGGGCCGAGATGAAGTTTCTCCACGCCTACGCCGCGGCGGCCGGCTGGCAACTCGCGGAGCGCGACATCTTGGCGATGGCGGCGCTGTGGCCCTGGGAGAAGCTGAGATGCAACCCCCCGATAGAGACTGGACAGCCCCTGAGGGCCCTCGCCGTGGCCGCCCCATACGCCGGAGACAAGATCTACAAATACCTCGTGAAGAGGGTATCCCACCGCGACCTCATCGCGGTGATAAAGGGGGATAGAGTCGAGGCGCTTTAA